In a genomic window of Lagopus muta isolate bLagMut1 chromosome 2, bLagMut1 primary, whole genome shotgun sequence:
- the C2H1orf115 gene encoding uncharacterized protein C1orf115 homolog has product MTVGPRLGAKARSRFSRRGPGDDQVRILPGEDEEAAAGAPRPEQEREEGAGGRKVRFALLPDSYQPLRPPPPPGKRPYGKRLRKYGKNVGKALQKGCRYLVVGLQGLATAYTAPFGVAAQMASLVR; this is encoded by the exons ATGACGGTGGGGCCGCGGCTGGGGGCCAAGGCGCGGAGTCGCTTCTCGCGGCGGGGACCCGGCGACGACCAGGTGCGCATCCTGCCCGGCGAGGACGAGGAGGCGGCGGCCGGAGCCCCGCGGCCGGAGCAGGAGCGGGAGGAGGGAGCGGGCGGCAGGAAGGTGCGCTTCGCCCTCCTGCCCGACTCCTACCAGCCCCTgcggccgccgcccccccccggCAAGCGGCCCTACGGCAAGAGGCTGAGGAAGTACGGCAAG AACGTCGgcaaagccctgcagaaagGATGCCGCTACTTGGTGGTCGGCTTGCAAGGACTGGCAACAGCCTACACTGCTCCCTTCGGGGTGGCAGCACAGATGGCATCACTCGTCCGCTAG